The Mytilus galloprovincialis chromosome 3, xbMytGall1.hap1.1, whole genome shotgun sequence genomic interval TTAATGACTGAATGTTAAATGGTAGATTTGCCTCCAATGTCATACTTATGTGTTTGGCTGCCACATAAAATCTCATTTCCTTGTcattttaaatattgatctttTATGATGTTGTTTGCTTTTGTATCATCCCTTTTGTATCTTGTAGCTTTTTTCACATACTGCTATTACTACTATTTCAATTCTTACCTATTTGTGGTTTCATAATTCTATAATAAACCCTCCAAACTGTGTCTAAAGACATCCCACTATCCAGGTATATAGCACCAGCTAATGATTCAAATATATCCCCTAAGGCTTTGGGAACTTCTAGTTCTACTTTCACTTCATCGTCTCCTTCTTCCTGCTTTTTAAGGAGAGAAGGGATACCAGTCAGTAAAACAGAAATccaaatacacaaataaaaacatttaattatcAACATAGTATCTTTAGCAATAGACaaatttctttacaaaatgttAAGCCCTAAAATGCCAAGAGTCTATTTCTAGTGTATCATGTTTGTTTTGGAGATACAAaggaaatatttaattaaaaggtGTACATACAATACCTTACACTATATTGGACCTTATTCATAGGCCAGATTCCATTCAGTTCATGTGCCAAAGTTACTTTTTCTCAATTCATTTAAGTGCTCAAGTgcctttttcaaaaatttcacttGCCGTTCTCAAATCTGAATAGAAAACTTTTACGGTAAATCAAATCTTACCTCCTCATCTTCTAGATCAATCTCATCTTCTCTCTCCTTCTGCCTCGTAACAAACTTCTCTATAACATTGAACAGTGGAGGAGATATAGCCTTGAAGAACTTATGGAAGTCCCATTTAACAGCAAGTGCAGCAAATATATTATTATTGACTAGAGCTGACCGTAAGTCAGTAAGTACACCGGGTGAATATTTACACGCGTCTTCGTACAGATGTCGTGTTATCACATAATCTAATATTGCATCACCTAAAAATTCTAACCTGAAAAAAGAGGTACAATTTAGGACATGTTAATAATTTTTCACAATCACTGAATCAGCATTAATATGTAACCAAACTTATTGGGAGAGAAGAAAGAAACATACAGAGAAGAAAGAAACATACAGAGAAGAAAGAAAcatatagagaaaaaaaatttcaaaaagcaaAGTATTGAAAATACtctaaaccaacttattttcccAGATACATTTGCATTTAGCCCTTTTaagccatttcttttttttttttgtgccagCAAACATAGAGCGAAAAATTCATTAAGAACTTTCAAGTAAATGCTAAACTACTAAATAACATTCATTGTGTCTTCATATCATATCTTTGCTACTGAAACTCTTGTCTGCAAAAATGggtaattgtaaaaaaaaagtagctCAAGGCTAATTAAAAATTTGACATACATAAGATAACCATATAATACTAGAATTCAAGTTTGTCAGTTGGGGACAAATAAGCTTTACAGAAACATGAAGCAATTCAACGACCAAACACAAAGTTGTCAGGATATAGCCAAAATTTGTATGAAGAACACTAAAGGGGTGGCAAATGAAAGTACATTGGTTATAATGACATTAAAGATAGATTCCATTTAATATCcgattattaataaataaaccaACCTTTGGTAACAATCTGTTACTGTGTTATAATGATATGAAGCATGAGTAAAGGCCTGTAGTAGATATGCTCGGTCTTTGAAATGGTAGTGGATTTTTTCCTCCAGTTTGTCAAAACCAATCAACAGATGTTGAAGCTGATTGACAGAATCTGGTTCCCCATCAAATAATGGAGAGCTTGGACATGATAATATATGTGTGTCTACGCAACCAGTCTGAAATGTAAAAATTGCTTACATACATGTTCTGCTTGTGTTCTGTCACTTTCTTAATTTTCATAAGATTTCacagttttaaataaaatcaatgaaTTCTGACATTATTAAATGAGTATCTCTCTAACTGAATACAAGTGACTTAGCAGTTCAAGCAAAGTAAGCAAATCATAAATAAGGTGATTTCTTAGTCTATCCATCTAACACATGTAACATTGATTATGACTATATGAGTTGTAATAGTATACTACAAATAAATACCTGCTCTAAAGATTTTTTCTGAGGTAGAACTCGGAGACCCAACCACGACATGAACCTCAATGCCACTTTCTTTCCACAACTTGTGAGGTAACAACCTATCAATGACTCAACACAGTCAGCTATACTCTTATCTGGCAAGCTATGAAGAGTCTGTAAGCAGTAGGGGATCAAACAATCAGACGAATCAGATCTATCTTCCTCTTCAACATTGGCTTGAATTTCCTTCAGTTctttattaaattcattttcctCTTTTGAACAGGGGACATATTTGTCCCATCCATTAGTTAAATGATGTGAATGACTATCAATTTTAATGTCACAAAAGTTCACTGCAGAACTGCTTCCAGGTATTTTGTCTACTTTTGTTGCCAATAAGACTTTTGGCACAGGCCCTTTCCTTCTTTCCTCATTAATTAGATATCCAGGTGGCAACCAATTCTCATAGGGTTCAAATTTTGTTGAGATCATACATTCAGCTAAACCTTTCTTTTTACCAAGTCTGTACAAATTGCAATTACTAACTTGTTTGCTACGTAAATAACTTAACTTTCCTTCATGAACTCCAGGATATGTACAGAAAAGATAAACAGTGATAGCATACTTAAGGAATGAATCACCAATTGTCTCCAATCTTTCAAGGCTAAAAAAATCATTAGCATTAGACATGGTCAGGGCCTGTAAAATCATACATGGTGAAGGACCTATAAAATCTCCAGTCACCACATCAGTATCAAATGACATTAGCTTATCAAGCTCTTCTTCCGTCACTTCAACATCTTCTTCCTTTTTCTTCACTGGTTTTCCTCCGAAGTGTCCCACCTGATTGAACACATCCTGTTCTACAACTCGTTCTGGAGAACTGGTTCCATTTTGTTCAGTAGAATCATTATGTGATTGTTTCATTTGTATTTCTATTTCTTTGTTCATATTGTTCTCATTCTCAGATTTAGACAGCACTAATTTGTCAAATTCACAACAAACTTCAGCAGTTTGTACAGGGTTTGAGGATAATTGAGATACAGTATCTGACGACTGATTATCTGGTATCTCTGGAATGTCAGTATCATTTGGCCAGCCATTTGTGGATACAACAGAATTATCAGTATTTTCATTGGTTTCTAAAGATTTATCAACATCTTGGAATGTTTCTGCACACTTTGAGGTTTTCTCATCAACTACATTAATAACATTAGTATGATTAAAATCAGCTTTGACCTGACTGTTAATATCACAACCATTACTACTGAAagacttttctacactttttcCTGTTTGatcatcttcatcatcatcaGACTGCTCAGTGGAGGGATTCATGTCCAGAGGAATACCATCAGTTTCTTCATCTTTGAGAAAAGAGAAACTCAAAGCATCATAGATAAATCCCTCAGGAATTGAGGCTTGTCCTATATTAGCACCTTCTGTAATTATAATTCTAAGTTCTTCAGCCACTAATAAGCAGTTCATTCTGTAAAGAATTGTTGGTAAACAAACAGCCTTTCTCCAAAAAGAGGCTGGAAATACATGGATTTCACACAATTCTGGAATAAGAATTTGCTTCTGTTGTAAATTTTCACGTCTTGCTTTCTTCGTCTCTGCACTACTTGTTGGCAATGCCACGCCTTTTTGATTCAAATATCGTGGAGTCAATAAATTGAGCCGAGCAGATGTATGATCAACATCCAGTAATGGTTGCTCATAATTTGTGATTGATAAACCATACTTGGTTATATAATATTCAGCAAAAGTTTTATATAGTTCTGGGGATGGAAATGGAGATGCTGGGTTGAGATCCATTCTGATTTCAGCTACGTAGAAATGTTGAGGCTGATCAATATTCCTGTATCCTGGCATTACAACACCATCTTCATAATCTGTTTTGGTAAATTCAAAAAGTTCTCTTTCTGTATCATATATGTTTCTTCTCTCATGGAGCTTATAATTTTCTACTTTTTCAATAAACTCCCAATCAACAGCAATTTCTTCTGTAGCTGAaaaagagatttaaaaaaaaggttttcaaaacatcaataatattttatcatcagtaattacaacatgtacaattggcaatgcaaattttgaaaattaacatAATATCACATACTTATTAATATTTGAAATGACTGTTTAAAGGTAAATATAGCctataaatatatagaaattactacaaaatatataacacTGACTGATTATTGATTAACATGGTACATAAGTGGAATTTTCTGTAAATATACAAGCTAAATCTCTTCTCATGACGTAAAGCAAACTTATGTTTTGCAGATTAAATTAAATAATAGTTCATTTTTAtgacaaatttcatttcataaaaaataaattgcttcttgagcgcagcttgatacgaccgcaaaaggtccaaccctgaacagttggggcaaacaTGGACACAATATTCTCGCTTGACACAGGTctgaattaaatatttgacacataataggtttctgacacagaataactgcagtgaacataataggtttctgacacagaataactgcaGTGATTTTGTTAGCGCTCGTCACTTTCATAATTTACGAAGTGGTTTTCGCATTGacaaaagtatttcaaatcaatttcgtcacttaaatttgaaagtgtaaaaatattttcgcattaaaatactataaatttacctgtctttatgtttttgacaagtttatgacccccaggtaattaacatttgcaacaggtgttacaagttgtgattacaactaatccgcTTATCCCCATCCAATAGGTCACTAATCCATTATTTAATAAACCTAATAAttgaccatcataattattttccggcgttttacgtttccgcaaattggcattacttttccggaaaaaaaagatgacgtttccggaaaaaaaagtttacgtttccgcaaataaatatcttacttttccggaaaaaaagtaactattccggaaaaaataaattattgctttTCCGCAAATAATTGAGGAATACCTGTTGATCGATAGCAAAgccataatataaaataaatattaagtaagtcaaaggtcatcataacatgcaagtaaaattcatcatttaaatctataaaaacgtatgttcaaaagtcagcactaatcagaaatatcttgatatgagttcataagtcagtcctggcagaatatttgtagccaacacgccgtacaaagtccacagtagtacattcaccgtttacaagttttatattttgttgaagaaGGAAGTCCATCTTCTCCTTTTCACATTTCCAAACTGATGCTTTTACAGTTAGAGTTCTCATCTTTATGTAAGATGTTGTTTgcagtttcaataacacatcgataaaaacaaaaatgttaggaTGGCTACCGTAAAACAGCTCGTTCAAGTGGGCATGAAAAGACTAGGCACTATTCGAGTTTTCGTAGCAGCAGTATGCATTACATATTCAAAGTCATTGTGAACTACCTCGGGGCAGGAGAGTTATTCTTCGGGTAGTGCACACATCAATAAGCTGATCCAACAGTTTCGTGCAACATTCATCGGATTCAAGTGGAAGTAACGCAAATACAAGACGAATgtagttattatttttacatCCATGTATCGAATAAACTGAGTTGGTAGAAGAATTTCGGACAGGATTTAAATGTGCCATCTATGAAAATATCAGTCATTTCATTACATAGACATACCAAGTTGGTGAAACATGAAAGTATAATGATTCCCGAATCAAAATCATTGACtaattaaaagtgaaaaaaagtttGGAAACTGCTTTCGCCTGTCTCTGTATAAGGACATAGCAACATTTTTTAAgtcaatatatattcaaatatttataatttaccaggtaaATTTGCGGAAAActaataaatacaaattgcggaaacgtatactttaaatttgcggaaacgtagcattgggactttgaaaaattagcggaaaaGCAATACGCCCTTATTTTCCCCAGGAAAATCAGTAAATCTGCATTTCAACTTTCAGGAGTATAGTGCTGTCATTTGATCAAAATTGGATATCATTTCTATTAAGTTGGAACTgtataaaatcctttttggaaCAATTATAATGACTGTaaggaggttgtaaacaaatcaagaATAGTCAATAGATCATGTTTTCTACttttggttttaaaatgaaatgaaaacaggCAGACACAGTGACATGTGAATACTAAATTCAAAATGAATCCGGATTCATCAGGAAATTGTCATTTTTCGATTTAAATTCCTTTAGTAAGAGATATTTGTCTCTCTCGTTTAATTGACACtaaattattttgtattctaCGTTTTTAAATACTCATAAGAATACTTACACGCATGCGTAGCACACAgtacaggaagcacctgtttgACTCTTGAAAAACCTTTTGTGGTtatgaaccttgtgtttaaatttcatagatttttatttactaatacttaaGTTTTTGTtcagaaaccaaatgtcttcggatgacgctgacgtgataccaatattcGATCTCAAAAGGTTGTATAAAAAAGTAATAGGTAAGCAGTTTGTTACTATAGGAACAGTTAAACAGTTTGTTACTATTGACAAAATCAAATTTACCACAAAACATACTTACCTTTTCCTAAAGGAATAATTAAGTAGCCAAGCTCAGCTTGGTTGGGAGAGAATATCATTGGATCTTTCTCTAGTCGTAAGACATTGCTGAACAGAAATCGGTGGAATTTTGATAATCTTTCTAGCTCCTCTTGACTATAACACACATCAGATGTAAGTAGTTCTATACTTGTAGTAACCTCC includes:
- the LOC143067505 gene encoding endoribonuclease Dicer-like, with product MVRIGPDTSKRLPRHLRNEDIPTHTFTPPTYQVELLDAALHRNTIVCLGASSGKMFLAVMVLRELSYQLRKPLKEGGKRSVYLTDNETFVDQQVQIIQHHTDLQVSQHLNKDSIVTMTTEKWQDLITSNHILFLSSHVLNYVLEENILHPSEVNVLIFEDCHVVNKDPVYAQILQKINDTSLECKPRIVGLTSSVTATRCQNPAELESTISTLETRLDAVAETSTLIMSQRYGMWPKEQIINCDKYEDTTGLVDQLENILLDALEFLEDFKIKEDEENEKKVSNDPCQISKTVVCECLNILYKLGPWCAASIAQMFLTQLEKMEKQETEILAKKFLRFSSTQLRMLNTVFENNFTPDYNVDALLLYASPKVRELVNHLKNYKPDYDFMIISSEDMDGMMGDNESDMSDDSELDDSDAENEENNRRSNVIHVAIKKEGSDDSNKKASDPFSVDAEKYLCGIVFVDHRFVAIALNKMLEEVCSWDDSLCFVKCHQITGQKKKTLKKDINKKQEDILRKFRLQELNLLIATSFLEDGIDVPRCNMIMKFDQPKDYRSYSRSKGLARAKDAEYLILIDDNKTETFKDDLQMFKGVEKVLIGWRQNKESDNELEIIEDDLDCIELLPPYYPNSDMPTIQVNLCNAIALINRYCAKLPSDAFTHLTPKCHLTSVKVNGASMYQAKLRLPINSPIKIQITSDFMPTKSLAKRAVALKMCQNLHEEGELDDQLAPVGKELFSLEEDDNNEWDDEDLMGEARPGTTKRKQYYLKKTANILLRGYPEKQKNNLYLLKMKLTKPISDDQNTRGRKLNDPEETSRSFGLLTSVTIPQVPEFPVYTRSGEVTTSIELLTSDVCYSQEELERLSKFHRFLFSNVLRLEKDPMIFSPNQAELGYLIIPLGKATEEIAVDWEFIEKVENYKLHERRNIYDTERELFEFTKTDYEDGVVMPGYRNIDQPQHFYVAEIRMDLNPASPFPSPELYKTFAEYYITKYGLSITNYEQPLLDVDHTSARLNLLTPRYLNQKGVALPTSSAETKKARRENLQQKQILIPELCEIHVFPASFWRKAVCLPTILYRMNCLLVAEELRIIITEGANIGQASIPEGFIYDALSFSFLKDEETDGIPLDMNPSTEQSDDDEDDQTGKSVEKSFSSNGCDINSQVKADFNHTNVINVVDEKTSKCAETFQDVDKSLETNENTDNSVVSTNGWPNDTDIPEIPDNQSSDTVSQLSSNPVQTAEVCCEFDKLVLSKSENENNMNKEIEIQMKQSHNDSTEQNGTSSPERVVEQDVFNQVGHFGGKPVKKKEEDVEVTEEELDKLMSFDTDVVTGDFIGPSPCMILQALTMSNANDFFSLERLETIGDSFLKYAITVYLFCTYPGVHEGKLSYLRSKQVSNCNLYRLGKKKGLAECMISTKFEPYENWLPPGYLINEERRKGPVPKVLLATKVDKIPGSSSAVNFCDIKIDSHSHHLTNGWDKYVPCSKEENEFNKELKEIQANVEEEDRSDSSDCLIPYCLQTLHSLPDKSIADCVESLIGCYLTSCGKKVALRFMSWLGLRVLPQKKSLEQTGCVDTHILSCPSSPLFDGEPDSVNQLQHLLIGFDKLEEKIHYHFKDRAYLLQAFTHASYHYNTVTDCYQRLEFLGDAILDYVITRHLYEDACKYSPGVLTDLRSALVNNNIFAALAVKWDFHKFFKAISPPLFNVIEKFVTRQKEREDEIDLEDEEQEEGDDEVKVELEVPKALGDIFESLAGAIYLDSGMSLDTVWRVYYRIMKPQIEKYLKSIPKSPVRELLEMEPETAKFEKPERTLEGKIRVSVNVVSKGVFTGVGRNYRIAKSAAAKKALRGIKTMQAQGLVQ